The Raphanus sativus cultivar WK10039 chromosome 2, ASM80110v3, whole genome shotgun sequence genome includes a region encoding these proteins:
- the LOC108848811 gene encoding uncharacterized protein At1g76660, translated as MGSEQQRFPQHDQQRKRWRGCLGVFSCFKSQKALKQIVPSSRIPECGNASSATQPNGPHQGATRGMNLAFMAPPSSPASFTNSALPSTPQSPNNNNYLSLSANSPGGPSSSMYATGPYANETQLVSPPPVFSTFTTEPSTAPFTPPPELAHLTTPSSPDVPYARFLKNSGNDLHSTYSLYRGSPASSSLRSPQTGVSTPLQESNFFCPETFAKFYQDHDPSVPLNGGRLSVSKDSDVYPTSGNQNRQVRQGMEELEEAYRASFGFSADDVITTSQYVEFTDVMDDSLVKAKAYSPSKGQKLLRREADLDSPKGYKDHKPRKGMIHADEEALLSRVGSVKKGSRSYPAGVSSSDAEIEYRRGRSLREGRENRDRR; from the exons ATGGGCTCAGAGCAGCAAAGATTCCCTCAGCACGACCAACAG AGGAAAAGGTGGAGAGGTTGTTTAGGAGTCTTCTCATGTTTCAAGTCACAAAAAGCCTTAAAACAAATCGTCCCCTCATCTCGCATTCCTGAATGTGGCAATGCCTCATCAGCTACACAACCTAATGGACCTCACCAAGGTGCTACCAGAGGAATGAACTTAGCTTTCATGGCTCCACCATCCTCTCCAGCTTCCTTCACAAACTCTGCTCTTCCTTCAACACCTCAGTCaccaaacaacaacaactacTTATCCCTCTCTGCAAACTCTCCAGGAGGTCCTTCTTCCAGCATGTACGCCACTGGACCTTATGCTAACGAGACCCAACTGGTCTCACCTCCTCCTGTCTTCTCTACTTTCACCACCGAGCCCTCCACTGCTCCTTTCACTCCTCCTCCGGAGCTTGCTCATCTCACCACTCCTTCTTCACCTGATGTCCCTTACGCTCGTTTCTTGAAGAACTCTGGCAATGATCTTCACTCTACGTACTCTCTTTACCGTGGAAGTCCAGCCAGCAGCTCTCTTAGATCACCTCAAACCGGAGTCTCAACACCTCTGCAGGAGTCAAACTTCTTCTGTCCTGAAACATTCGCCAAGTTTTACCAGGATCATGACCCTTCTGTTCCTCTCAACGGTGGGAGGTTAAGCGTTTCCAAGGACTCAGATGTGTACCCAACGAGTGGGAACCAGAACAGGCAGGTGAGGCAAGGCATGGAGGAGTTGGAAGAAGCTTATAGAGCTTCCTTTGGGTTTAGTGCTGATGACGTCATCACAACTAGTCAGTATGTAGAGTTCACTGATGTGATGGATGACTCTCTAGTCAAGGCAAAGGCCTACTCACCAAGCAAAGGACAAAAGCTGCTTAGAAGAGAAGCTGATCTTGATTCACCAAAGGGCTACAAAG ATCACAAGCCAAGAAAGGGGATGATCCACGCTGATGAAGAGGCTCTATTGTCAAGAGTGGGGTCTGTGAAAAAAGGGAGCAGAAGCTATCCCGCTGGTGTTTCAAGCTCCGATGCAGAGATTGAatacagaagaggaagaagcttAAGAGAAGGCAGAGAGAACAGAGACAGGAGATAG
- the LOC108848812 gene encoding calcium-binding protein CML39-like: MKTTQRQLSSSFTKLCERLSSFRNGEDNIRDLEAVFAYMDANKDGRISAEELKKSFNTLGDQLSDEEAEAAVKLSDIDGDGMLDFEEFAQLIKGSDEVTEEEKKSKMMEAFRMYIDEGEDCITPRSLKTMLMKLGESRTSDDCRVMIKAFDLNNDGVLSFDEFAHMLIR; this comes from the coding sequence atgAAGACTACTCAACGTCAGTTATCTTCATCTTTCACCAAACTCTGCGAGAGACTGTCCTCATTCAGGAATGGTGAGGACAATATAAGAGACTTAGAAGCTGTCTTTGCTTACATGGATGCAAACAAAGACGGTAGAATCTCTGCAGAAGAACTTAAGAAGAGTTTCAACACATTGGGAGATCAACTTTCTGATGAAGAAGCTGAAGCTGCTGTTAAACTATCTGATATAGATGGAGATGGGATGTTGGATTTTGAGGAGTTTGCTCAGTTAATCAAAGGGAGTGATGAGGTtacagaggaagagaagaagagcaagatgATGGAAGCTTTTAGAATGTATATCGATGAAGGTGAAGATTGTATTACTCCTAGAAGCTTGAAGACTATGCTGATGAAGCTTGGTGAGTCAAGAACGAGTGATGATTGTAGGGTTATGATCAAAGCTTTTGATCTTAATAATGATggagttttgagttttgatgaGTTTGCTCATATGTTGATAAGATGA
- the LOC108848813 gene encoding calcium-binding protein CML39-like encodes MKTTQRQLSSSFTKLCERLSSFKNGEDNIGDLEAVFAYMDANRDGRISAEELKKSFNTLGDQISDEEAEAAVKLSDIEGDGMLDFEEFAQLIKGSDEVTEEEKKRKMMEAFRMYIDEGEDCITPRSLKTMLMKLGESRTSDDCVVIIKAFDLNDDGVLSFDEFTHMMMR; translated from the coding sequence ATGAAGACTACTCAACGCCAGTTATCTTCATCTTTCACTAAACTCTGCGAGCGCCTGTCCTCATTCAAGAACGGTGAGGACAACATAGGAGACTTAGAAGCTGTATTTGCTTACATGGATGCAAACAGAGACGGTAGAATCTCTGCAGAAGAGCTTAAGAAGAGTTTTAACACATTGGGAGATCAAATTTCTGACGAAGAAGCTGAAGCTGCTGTTAAACTGTCTGATATAGAGGGAGATGGAATGTTGGATTTTGAGGAGTTTGCTCAGTTAATCAAAGGGAGTGATGAGGTtacagaggaagagaagaagaggaagatgatggAAGCGTTTAGAATGTATATCGATGAAGGTGAAGATTGTATTACTCCTAGAAGCTTGAAGACTATGTTGATGAAGCTTGGTGAGTCTAGAACGAGTGATGATTGTGTTGTCATAATCAAAGCTTTTGATCTTAATGATGATggagttttgagttttgatgaGTTTACTCATATGATGATGCGTTAA
- the LOC108851220 gene encoding calcium-binding protein CML39-like, whose protein sequence is MKTTQRQLSSSFTKLCERLSSFRNGEDNIRDLEAVFAYMDANKDGRVSAEELKKSFNTLGDQLSDEEAEAAVKLSDIDGDGMLDFEEFAQLIKGSDEVTEEEKKSKMMEAFRMYIDEGEDCITPRSLKTMLMKLGESRTSDDCVVMIKAFDLNDDGVLSFDEFAHMIMC, encoded by the coding sequence atgAAGACTACTCAACGTCAGTTATCTTCATCTTTCACCAAACTCTGCGAGAGACTGTCCTCATTCAGGAATGGTGAGGACAACATAAGAGACTTAGAAGCTGTCTTTGCTTACATGGATGCAAACAAAGACGGTAGAGTCTCTGCAGAAGAGCTTAAGAAGAGTTTTAACACATTGGGAGATCAACTTTCTGATGAAGAAGCTGAAGCTGCTGTTAAACTATCTGACATAGATGGAGATGGGATGTTAGATTTTGAGGAGTTTGCTCAGTTAATCAAAGGGAGTGATGAGGTtacagaggaagagaagaagagcaagatgATGGAAGCTTTTAGAATGTATATTGATGAAGGTGAAGATTGTATTACTCCTAGAAGCTTGAAGACTATGCTGATGAAGCTTGGTGAGTCAAGAACGAGTGATGATTGTGTAGTGATGATCAAAGCTTTTGATCTTAATGATGATggagttttgagttttgatgaGTTTGCTCATATGATTATGTGTTAA
- the LOC108851573 gene encoding uncharacterized protein LOC108851573, translated as MGLCVSVGRSDCDSSPTAKIVTVNGDLREYNVPVIASQVLQAESSSSSSSSSFFLCNSDSLYYDDFIPAIEPEETLQADQIYFVLPVSKRQYRLTASDMAALAVKASVAIERSAGKKSRRRNSGRISPVMVLSQPNERNVAVNNRNANESTMKMLNKTTPFKASTNTTSGYSRSGSVRRLKRYASVRAKKLAARSIKRLSTIYEGTVF; from the coding sequence ATGGGTCTTTGTGTATCCGTCGGCCGCAGCGACTGCGACTCATCGCCGACGGCTAAAATCGTGACGGTTAACGGCGATCTCCGGGAATACAATGTCCCGGTGATCGCCTCTCAGGTTCTCCAAGCcgaatcatcttcttcttcttcttcgtcctctTTCTTTCTATGTAACTCGGATTCTCTCTACTACGACGACTTCATCCCGGCGATCGAACCGGAGGAGACTCTCCAGGCGGATCAAATCTACTTCGTCCTCCCCGTCTCCAAACGCCAGTACCGTCTCACGGCGTCGGACATGGCGGCTCTCGCGGTGAAAGCCAGCGTGGCGATCGAGAGATCCGCGGGGAAGAAGAGTCGCCGGCGGAATAGCGGGAGGATATCTCCGGTGATGGTGCTGAGTCAGCCTAACGAACGGAACGTCGCTGTTAATAACAGAAACGCGAACGAGTCGACGATGAAGATGCTGAATAAAACGACGCCGTTTAAGGCTAGTACTAATACTACGAGCGGTTATTCCCGGTCTGGTTCGGTACGGAGATTGAAAAGATATGCGTCTGTGCGGGCTAAGAAGCTTGCGGCTCGGTCGATTAAAAGACTATCGACCATCTACGAAGGAACCGTGTTTTAG
- the LOC108855310 gene encoding squamosa promoter-binding-like protein 16 isoform X1: MDDVAAPVSLHHPMARKRHPHWLVPSQPQPPKADWNPSMWEWDSHRFEAKPVDDDGAEEANNVDASSHEGGGGEGRGLDLNLSSTPPPIITMPNKRVKSGSPGSGGGGNYPKCQVDNCMEDLSVAKDYHRRHKVCEVHSKATKALVGNQMQRFCQQCSRFHLLSEFDEGKRSCRRRLAGHNRRRRKTQPEEIIAPVNTSNNANMDVMALLTALACAQGRNDASRPNGSLAVPQREQLLQILNKIKALPLPMDLVSKLNSIQVQTSAMNPQNDMNGVSSSSPSTMDLLAVLSTTLGSSGPEAIAFLSQGGLGNKDINEKTKLTSSTTNLEKRTLEFTSTTSSSNPSPSQDTRPSLALQLFTSSPENESQPTVAPSGKYYSSASSNPSPSSSSSPVMQEFFPLQTSPETMRSNNNCRNSSPGPRTSNCLPLELFGASTANNSNYKVSKHHQSGYDASCGSDNSPPSLNSDDQDRTGKIVFKLLGKDPSQLPGTLKTEIYSWLSSIPSEMESYIRPGCVVLSVYVAMSASAWEQLEENLLQRVGSLVQDSEFWSNTRFLVNTGRQLASHKHGRIRLSKSWRTLSSPELITVSPLAVVAGEETTLVVRGRSLTNDGISVRCAHMGNYSSMEVTGTVHRSTKFDELTVNRFKVNGPSPGSLGRCFVEVENGFRSDSFPLIIASATICKELNSLEDEFHPNKVTEHSSDRPRSREEVLCFLNELGWLFQKKRRRSDFSLPRFKFLLVCSVERGCCSLVRTLLDMMVERNLNKESLDVLAEIQLLNRAVKRRNTKMAETLIHYSVDHTDKKFIFLPNITGPGDITPLHLAASTSGSDDMIDVLTNDPQEIGLSCWNTLIDACGQTPFSYAAMRNNHSYNTLVARKLADKRNGQISLNIENGLRLSSEVKRSCNTCASVALKYQKKVSSGSRRLFPTPIIHSMLAVATVCVCVCVFMHAFPIVRQGSHFSWGGLDYGSS, encoded by the exons ATGGATGATGTAGCTGCTCCGGTCTCACTTCACCATCCAATGGCAAGAAAACGCCACCCGCACTGGCTCGTGCCGTCTCAGCCACAGCCTCCCAAAGCTGATTGGAATCCCAGCATGTGGGAATGGGACAGCCACAGATTCGAAGCTAAACCCGTAGACGACGACGGCGCTGAGGAGGCTAATAACGTCGATGCGAGTAGTCAcgagggaggaggaggagaaggaagaggCCTTGATTTGAATCTCAGCAGCACGCCGCCACCGATCATAACCATGCCTAACAAGAGGGTTAAGTCCGGGTCTCCCGGGAGTGGAGGAGGCGGGAACTACCCCAAGTGCCAGGTGGATAACTGTATGGAAGATCTCTCAGTTGCTAAGGACTATCACAGAAGACATAAAGTCTGTGAGGTTCACAGCAAAGCCACCAAAGCTCTTGTTGGGAATCAGATGCAGAGGTTCTGCCAACAGTGTAGCAG GTTTCATCTTCTTTCGGAGTTTGATGAAGGAAAGAGAAGTTGTAGGCGTAGATTGGCTGGACATAACAGACGGAGGAGGAAAACTCAGCCTGAGGAGATTATAGCTCCTGTTAACACCTCTAATAACGCTAATATGGATGTTATGGCTTTGCTAACAGCTTTAGCTTGTGCGCAAG GTAGGAACGATGCTAGTAGACCTAATGGGTCTCTTGCAGTGCCACAAAGGGAGCAACTACTTCAGATACTTAACAAAATCAAAGCGTTACCGTTGCCTATGGATCTTGTCTCAAAGTTGAACAGTATCCAAGTTCAAACTTCAGCTATGAACCCACAAAATGATATGAATGGGGTCTCCTCCTCTTCTCCATCTACAATGGACTTACTTGCTGTTCTCTCCACAACTCTAGGTTCATCTGGACCTGAGGCCATAGCTTTTTTATCTCAAGGTGGATTGGGGAACAAAGACATCAATGAGAAGACTAAGTTAACTTCTTCTACAACCAATTTAGAAAAGAGAACGTTGGAGTTTACTTCTACAACCAGCAGCAGTAACCCGTCTCCTTCTCAGGACACTAGACCTAGCTTAGCTCTACAACTATTCACCTCTTCACCGGAAAATGAGAGTCAACCAACGGTTGCACCTTCTGGAAAGTACTATTCTTCTGCGAGTAGTAACCCCtcgccatcatcatcatcatctccggTCATGCAGGAGTTCTTCCCATTACAGACATCTCCTGAAACCATGAGATCTAACAACAATTGCAGAAACTCTAGTCCTGGTCCCAGGACTAGTAACTGTTTGCCCCTCGAGCTCTTTGGTGCATCAACAGCAAATAACTCTAATTATAAAGTATCCAAGCATCATCAATCTGGTTATGATGCTTCTTGTGGCTCAGATAATTCTCCTCCCAGCTTGAACTCTGATGATCAGGACCGTACCGGGAAGATAGTATTCAAGCTACTTGGAAAAGATCCTAGTCAGCTCCCTGGGACACTGAAAACAGAG ATCTATAGCTGGCTTTCTAGCATTCCATCAGAAATGGAGAGTTATATCAGGCCTGGTTGTGTTGTTCTTTCTGTCTATGTGGCAATGTCAGCTTCTGCTTGGGAACAG CTTGAAGAAAACTTGCTTCAGCGGGTCGGTTCTTTGGTTCAAGATTCAGAGTTTTGGAGCAACACAAGATTCTTGGTCAACACAGGCAGACAGCTCGCGTCACACAAACACG GTAGAATCCGTCTGAGCAAATCTTGGAGAACTTTGAGTTCACCGGAGCTGATCACTGTGTCACCTCTTGCCGTTGTAGCCGGTGAAGAAACAACTTTGGTTGTAAGGGGTAGAAGCTTGACTAATGATGGAATCAG TGTTCGTTGCGCGCATATGGGTAACTATTCATCGATGGAGGTAACTGGAACAGTGCATAGGAGTACCAAGTTTGATGAGTTAACTGTAAATAGATTCAAAGTCAATGGTCCAAGCCCTGGTTCTTTGGGGCGTTGTTTTGTTGAG GTGGAGAATGGATTCAGAAGCGACAGTTTCCCTTTGATAATTGCCAGTGCCACGATTTGCAAAGAGCTGAATAGTCTTGAAGACGAGTTTCATCCAAACAAAGTGACAGAACACAGCTCAGACCGTCCAAGATCAAGAGAAGAGGTTCTCTGTTTCTTGAACGAGCTCGGCTGGCTGTTTCAGAAGAAACGGAGGAGGTCTGATTTTTCCCTCCCTCGCTTCAAGTTTCTCCTCGTATGCTCTGTTGAAAGAGGTTGCTGTTCTCTCGTGAGAACCCTTCTAGATATGATGGTAGAGAGAAACTTGAACAAGGAGTCTTTAGATGTGCTGGCTGAGATTCAGCTACTGAACCGCGCTGTTAAAAGGAGGAACACGAAGATGGCTGAAACGCTGATACACTATTCCGTTGATCACACTGATAAAAAGTTCATCTTCTTGCCTAACATCACAGGACCTGGTGATATCACTCCTCTGCATCTGGCTGCTTCTACGTCTGGTTCTGATGATATGATTGATGTCCTAACTAATGATCCACAAGAG ATAGGATTATCCTGCTGGAATACCTTGATCGATGCATGCGGACAGACTCCGTTTAGCTATGCTGCGATGAGGAACAACCACAGTTACAACACCTTGGTGGCTCGTAAACTTGCAGATAAGAGAAACGGTCAAATATCTCTTAACATCGAGAATGGTTTGAGACTAAGCTCAGAGGTCAAGAGATCTTGCAACACATGTGCAAGTGTGGCTCTGAAGTATCAGAAGAAAGTTTCTTCTGGCTCACGTCGTTTGTTTCCAACTCCAATCATCCACTCGATGCTTGCGGTTGCGACGGTCTGcgtttgtgtttgtgtgtttaTGCATGCTTTCCCAATAGTCAGACAAGGATCTCACTTCAGTTGGGGAGGTCTTGATTATGGCTCAAGCTAA
- the LOC108855310 gene encoding squamosa promoter-binding-like protein 16 isoform X2, which produces MDDVAAPVSLHHPMARKRHPHWLVPSQPQPPKADWNPSMWEWDSHRFEAKPVDDDGAEEANNVDASSHEGGGGEGRGLDLNLSSTPPPIITMPNKRVKSGSPGSGGGGNYPKCQVDNCMEDLSVAKDYHRRHKVCEVHSKATKALVGNQMQRFCQQCSRFHLLSEFDEGKRSCRRRLAGHNRRRRKTQPEEIIAPVNTSNNANMDVMALLTALACAQGRNDASRPNGSLAVPQREQLLQILNKIKALPLPMDLVSKLNSIQVQTSAMNPQNDMNGVSSSSPSTMDLLAVLSTTLGSSGPEAIAFLSQGGLGNKDINEKTKLTSSTTNLEKRTLEFTSTTSSSNPSPSQDTRPSLALQLFTSSPENESQPTVAPSGKYYSSASSNPSPSSSSSPVMQEFFPLQTSPETMRSNNNCRNSSPGPRTSNCLPLELFGASTANNSNYKVSKHHQSGYDASCGSDNSPPSLNSDDQDRTGKIVFKLLGKDPSQLPGTLKTEIYSWLSSIPSEMESYIRPGCVVLSVYVAMSASAWEQLEENLLQRVGSLVQDSEFWSNTRFLVNTGRQLASHKHGRIRLSKSWRTLSSPELITVSPLAVVAGEETTLVVRGRSLTNDGISVRCAHMGNYSSMEVTGTVHRSTKFDELTVNRFKVNGPSPGSLGRCFVEM; this is translated from the exons ATGGATGATGTAGCTGCTCCGGTCTCACTTCACCATCCAATGGCAAGAAAACGCCACCCGCACTGGCTCGTGCCGTCTCAGCCACAGCCTCCCAAAGCTGATTGGAATCCCAGCATGTGGGAATGGGACAGCCACAGATTCGAAGCTAAACCCGTAGACGACGACGGCGCTGAGGAGGCTAATAACGTCGATGCGAGTAGTCAcgagggaggaggaggagaaggaagaggCCTTGATTTGAATCTCAGCAGCACGCCGCCACCGATCATAACCATGCCTAACAAGAGGGTTAAGTCCGGGTCTCCCGGGAGTGGAGGAGGCGGGAACTACCCCAAGTGCCAGGTGGATAACTGTATGGAAGATCTCTCAGTTGCTAAGGACTATCACAGAAGACATAAAGTCTGTGAGGTTCACAGCAAAGCCACCAAAGCTCTTGTTGGGAATCAGATGCAGAGGTTCTGCCAACAGTGTAGCAG GTTTCATCTTCTTTCGGAGTTTGATGAAGGAAAGAGAAGTTGTAGGCGTAGATTGGCTGGACATAACAGACGGAGGAGGAAAACTCAGCCTGAGGAGATTATAGCTCCTGTTAACACCTCTAATAACGCTAATATGGATGTTATGGCTTTGCTAACAGCTTTAGCTTGTGCGCAAG GTAGGAACGATGCTAGTAGACCTAATGGGTCTCTTGCAGTGCCACAAAGGGAGCAACTACTTCAGATACTTAACAAAATCAAAGCGTTACCGTTGCCTATGGATCTTGTCTCAAAGTTGAACAGTATCCAAGTTCAAACTTCAGCTATGAACCCACAAAATGATATGAATGGGGTCTCCTCCTCTTCTCCATCTACAATGGACTTACTTGCTGTTCTCTCCACAACTCTAGGTTCATCTGGACCTGAGGCCATAGCTTTTTTATCTCAAGGTGGATTGGGGAACAAAGACATCAATGAGAAGACTAAGTTAACTTCTTCTACAACCAATTTAGAAAAGAGAACGTTGGAGTTTACTTCTACAACCAGCAGCAGTAACCCGTCTCCTTCTCAGGACACTAGACCTAGCTTAGCTCTACAACTATTCACCTCTTCACCGGAAAATGAGAGTCAACCAACGGTTGCACCTTCTGGAAAGTACTATTCTTCTGCGAGTAGTAACCCCtcgccatcatcatcatcatctccggTCATGCAGGAGTTCTTCCCATTACAGACATCTCCTGAAACCATGAGATCTAACAACAATTGCAGAAACTCTAGTCCTGGTCCCAGGACTAGTAACTGTTTGCCCCTCGAGCTCTTTGGTGCATCAACAGCAAATAACTCTAATTATAAAGTATCCAAGCATCATCAATCTGGTTATGATGCTTCTTGTGGCTCAGATAATTCTCCTCCCAGCTTGAACTCTGATGATCAGGACCGTACCGGGAAGATAGTATTCAAGCTACTTGGAAAAGATCCTAGTCAGCTCCCTGGGACACTGAAAACAGAG ATCTATAGCTGGCTTTCTAGCATTCCATCAGAAATGGAGAGTTATATCAGGCCTGGTTGTGTTGTTCTTTCTGTCTATGTGGCAATGTCAGCTTCTGCTTGGGAACAG CTTGAAGAAAACTTGCTTCAGCGGGTCGGTTCTTTGGTTCAAGATTCAGAGTTTTGGAGCAACACAAGATTCTTGGTCAACACAGGCAGACAGCTCGCGTCACACAAACACG GTAGAATCCGTCTGAGCAAATCTTGGAGAACTTTGAGTTCACCGGAGCTGATCACTGTGTCACCTCTTGCCGTTGTAGCCGGTGAAGAAACAACTTTGGTTGTAAGGGGTAGAAGCTTGACTAATGATGGAATCAG TGTTCGTTGCGCGCATATGGGTAACTATTCATCGATGGAGGTAACTGGAACAGTGCATAGGAGTACCAAGTTTGATGAGTTAACTGTAAATAGATTCAAAGTCAATGGTCCAAGCCCTGGTTCTTTGGGGCGTTGTTTTGTTGAG atGTAA
- the LOC108849064 gene encoding chlorophyll a-b binding protein 7, chloroplastic has protein sequence MALFQDMMSLSSTRSSFHSLPRRLSPEPPHQRIAVRKSRSICRASWQELAGVLVFSAIPFTAVKAIANSSLGESLRRRLEEKKKEAVENTSRFNAKAQKARADSKWYGQERPRWFGPIPYDYPPYLTGDLPGDYGFDIAGLGKDRLNFDKYFNFEILHARWAMLAALGALIPEVFDLTGAFHFAEPVWWRVGYSKLQGETLDYLGIPGLHVAGSQGVIVIAICQALLMVGPEYARYCGIEALEPLGIYLPGDINYPGGTLFDPLNLSQDPVAFEDLKVKEIKNGRLAMVAWLGFYAQAAFTGKGPVQNLVDHVSDPSHNNLLATLHI, from the exons ATGGCTCTGTTTCAGGATATGATGTCACTTTCCTCGACTCGTTCGTCCTTCCACTCTCTCCCCAGGAGACTCTCTCCTGAGCCGCCTCATCAGAGAATCGCCGTGAGAAAGTCCCGTTCTATTTGCAGAGCTTCGTGGCAAGAG CTCGCCGGTGTGTTGGTTTTCTCCGCGATTCCTTTCACGGCGGTTAAAGCAATCGCCAACAGCTCGTTAGGAGAATCTCTGCGGCGGagattagaagaaaaaaagaaagaagccGTGGAGAACACTTCAAGATTCAACGCCAAAGCTCAGAAGGCTAGAGCCGACAG CAAGTGGTATGGACAAGAACGTCCCCGTTGGTTTGGTCCCATCCCATATGATTATCCTCCTTACCTCACTGGAGATCTCCCTGGGGATTACGGATTCGACATTGCAGGTCTTGGCAAGGATCGTTTGAACTTTGATAAGTACTTCAA ctttGAAATACTTCATGCTCGTTGGGCCATGCTTGCAGCGTTGGGTGCTCTAATCCCAGAAGTGTTTGATCTCACTGGAGCTTTTCATTTTGCTGAACCTGTATGGTGGCGAGTCGGTTATTCTAAGCTTCAG GGAGAGACATTGGACTACCTTGGGATCCCAGGGCTTCACGTAGCTGGAAGCCAAGGTGTCATTGTTATAGCCATTTGCCAAGCACTCTTGATG GTAGGACCTGAATACGCAAGATACTGCGGGATTGAGGCCTTAGAGCCACTGGGAATATACTTGCCAGGAGACATAAACTATCCAGGAGGAACGCTTTTTGATCCATTGAACCTCTCTCAAGACCCGGTAGCTTTTGAAGATCTTAAGGTCAAAGAGATCAAAAACGGGAGACTAGCTATGGTGGCATGGCTTGGATTCTATGCACAAGCTGCTTTCACAGGCAAAGGACCTGTACAAAATCTCGTTGACCATGTCTCCGATCCATCACATAACAATCTTCTTGCCACGCTTCATATATGA
- the LOC108848419 gene encoding protein PIN-LIKES 3 translates to MMKLLHLFITSSKPVVEILLITTVGFYMALDGVNLLGQDARKVLNNIVFYVFSPSLIGSRLANSVTYESLMQMWFMPVNVLLTFIIGSFLGWIVILITKPPSHLRGLIVGCCAAGNLGNMPLIIVPALCKEKGGPFGDPENCQKYGVGYVALSMAMGAVYIWTYVYNLMRVLSNSPIETQPSIESNSCKVPLISSREEEANQKVGRWDKVKLRMVSLADKVNLRTIFAPSTIAAMIALVVGLITPIRKLIIGNGAPLGVLQDSATLVGDGAIPAMTLIIGGNLLKGMRSSGMKKSSIIGVLVARYIFLPISGVLIVRGAYKFDLITSEPLYQFVLLLQYAVPPAMNLGTITQLFGAGESECSVILLWTYAFASISLTVWPTYFMWLVA, encoded by the exons ATGATGAAACTTTTGCATCTGTTCATAACTTCATCGAAACCTGTTGTGGAAATTCTGCTGATAACAACCGTTGGATTCTATATGGCTCTTGACGGAGTCAATCTTCTTGGTCAAGATGCTCGAAAAGTTTTGAACAAC ATTGTCTTCTATGTGTTTAGTCCTTCCCTTATTGGAAGCCGTTTAGCTAATAGTGTTACATATGAAAGCTTGATGCAAAT GTGGTTCATGCCGGTTAATGTTCTGCTCACATTCATCATTGGTTCGTTCTTGGGCTGGATTGTTATTCTCATCACCAAGCCTCCTTCCCATCTTCGTGGTCTCATTGTTGGTTGTTGCGCTGCTG GGAATCTGGGAAACATGCCATTAATCATTGTTCCAGCTCTTTGTAAAGAGAAAGGAGGTCCATTTGGAGATCCAGAGAATTGTCAGAAGTATGGAGTTGGTTATGTTGCACTCTCCATGGCT ATGGGAGCAGTTTACATATGGACTTACGTATACAATCTTATGCGGGTGCTATCAAACTCTCCCATTGAAACTCAACCTTCTATTGAATCCAACAGCTGCAAAGTCCCACTGATCTCATCTAGAGAAGAAGAGGCTAACCAAAAG GTTGGGAGGTGGGACAAAGTCAAGTTAAGAATGGTTTCACTGGCTGACAAAGTCAACTTAAGGACAATATTTGCTCCATCAACTATTGCTGCG ATGATCGCGCTTGTGGTCGGGCTCATTACTCCTATAAGGAAGCTAATCATCGGCAACGGAGCTCCTCTAGGAGTACTTCAAGACTCTGCAACTTTAGTGGG AGATGGAGCCATTCCTGCTATGACACTGATCATTGGAGGAAACTTACTCAAAGGCATGAGGAGTTCAGGAATGAAAAAATCAAGTATTATCGGTGTATTGGTTGCACGTTACATTTTCTTGCCTATAAGTGGTGTTTTGATCGTAAGAGGAGCATACAAGTTTGATTTGATTACCTCAGAGCCTTTGTACCAGTTCGTTCTTCTTCTACAGTATGCTGTCCCACCAGCAATGAATCTAG GTACAATAACTCAGTTGTTTGGAGCTGGGGAAAGTGAATGCTCAGTGATTCTGCTCTGGACTTACGCTTTTGCTTCGATTTCACTCACTGTTTGGCCTACATACTTCATGTGGCTTGTGGCTTAG